One Tolypothrix bouteillei VB521301 DNA window includes the following coding sequences:
- a CDS encoding nucleotide sugar dehydrogenase → MNITVIGLGYVGLPVALAIAKKFPNTVGFDIDSKKVAALKQGIDTTGEVSVEELNNTTLKITSETVDLLDSNFFIIAVPTPIDSNCFPDLTPIVKASETVGKVLKPGDIVVYESTVYPGVTEEICGPVLARVSDLRQGVDFKLGYSPERINPGDKTHTLEKIVKVVAGEDSETLEKVARVYATIVDAGVYRAPSIKVAEAAKVLENTQRDLNVALMNELALICDRLSIRTCDVLAAARTKWNFLGFTPGLVGGHCIGVDPYYLTAKAQQVGYYPQVILAGRRINDSMGKYLGERLVKLLVQANVNIKTARVGILGLTFKENVRDLRNSRVPDIITELQQFGIEPLVHDPLADKAQAQHEYNLEITDWNAISNLDAMVLAVNHKAYLDIPLEELFSRLRPGGVLMDVKSVFDPAIVPSYINYWSL, encoded by the coding sequence ATGAATATTACAGTTATCGGGTTGGGTTATGTTGGGTTACCTGTGGCATTAGCAATTGCCAAAAAATTTCCCAACACAGTTGGTTTTGACATTGACAGCAAAAAAGTTGCAGCCTTAAAGCAAGGAATTGATACCACGGGCGAGGTATCTGTTGAAGAATTAAACAATACTACCTTGAAAATAACTTCTGAAACTGTTGATTTGTTAGACAGCAACTTTTTTATCATTGCTGTACCGACTCCAATAGATAGCAACTGTTTTCCAGATTTAACTCCAATCGTGAAAGCGTCTGAGACTGTGGGTAAAGTTTTAAAACCTGGAGATATAGTAGTGTACGAATCAACAGTCTATCCAGGCGTTACAGAGGAGATATGTGGACCAGTACTAGCACGGGTATCCGATCTGCGACAGGGAGTGGATTTTAAGTTAGGTTATTCACCAGAACGGATTAATCCTGGTGATAAAACACATACTTTAGAAAAAATCGTTAAAGTTGTTGCAGGAGAAGATTCGGAAACCTTAGAAAAAGTTGCTCGTGTTTACGCAACAATTGTTGATGCTGGTGTCTATCGAGCTCCTTCTATTAAAGTTGCTGAAGCAGCTAAAGTTCTTGAAAATACTCAGCGCGACCTTAATGTTGCATTAATGAACGAGCTCGCACTTATTTGCGATCGCTTAAGTATCCGCACCTGTGATGTTTTAGCAGCGGCTCGAACCAAGTGGAATTTTTTAGGCTTCACACCCGGTCTTGTGGGTGGTCACTGCATTGGAGTCGATCCATACTATTTAACTGCAAAAGCACAACAGGTAGGATATTACCCCCAAGTCATTCTAGCTGGGCGACGGATCAACGATAGCATGGGTAAATATTTAGGAGAACGCCTGGTCAAACTCTTAGTACAAGCCAATGTCAATATTAAAACCGCAAGGGTAGGAATTTTGGGACTGACATTTAAAGAAAATGTACGAGACCTTCGTAACAGCCGGGTACCAGACATCATTACAGAGTTGCAACAATTTGGGATAGAACCTCTGGTACACGATCCCTTAGCCGATAAAGCACAAGCCCAGCATGAATACAATCTTGAAATCACTGATTGGAATGCAATTAGCAATTTAGATGCAATGGTACTTGCTGTCAACCACAAAGCCTACCTGGATATACCTCTTGAAGAGTTGTTTTCTCGTCTTCGCCCTGGGGGAGTTTTGATGGATGTAAAATCTGTTTTCGATCCCGCGATTGTACCGTCTTACATAAATTACTGGAGTTTATAA
- a CDS encoding glycosyltransferase family 2 protein, which translates to MTASVSTIIPCYRCSKTIYRAVDSVAKQTLLPAEVILVDDGSGDETLQVLWQLQRDYGKDWIKIIALKENSGAAVARNTGWNAASHKYIAFLDADDAWHPDKIAIQFSWMLDNPEIVLSGHRAVVHNTKAQLNYEPIPSSIKINRIGRQKILFSNRFSTSCVMIKRAIPQRFNPAFIYSQDYLLWLDIILAGGRACILSFPVSYYFKAFYGAGGQTKYLSNGKAGEQKIYQTLLTSRRITYLEWQIISLWALAKYYRRVLICSAQNLHDSLSRSLINEVCDS; encoded by the coding sequence ATGACGGCTTCTGTCAGCACAATTATTCCATGTTACCGTTGTTCTAAAACAATTTATAGAGCAGTTGATTCTGTCGCTAAGCAAACTCTTCTTCCGGCTGAGGTTATCCTTGTTGATGATGGAAGCGGCGATGAGACTCTACAGGTTTTGTGGCAGTTACAACGGGATTATGGTAAAGACTGGATTAAGATTATTGCATTAAAAGAGAACTCTGGTGCTGCTGTTGCTCGCAATACAGGTTGGAATGCAGCATCCCATAAATACATTGCTTTCCTTGATGCTGATGATGCATGGCATCCAGATAAGATTGCTATTCAATTTTCTTGGATGCTTGACAATCCTGAAATTGTCTTATCTGGACATCGTGCTGTTGTGCATAACACAAAAGCTCAATTAAATTATGAACCCATACCATCTAGCATCAAAATCAATCGTATAGGGAGACAAAAAATTCTATTCTCCAATCGTTTTAGTACTTCTTGTGTAATGATAAAGCGGGCTATTCCGCAGCGTTTCAACCCTGCTTTTATTTACTCTCAAGATTATTTATTATGGTTGGATATCATACTAGCAGGCGGTCGGGCTTGCATTCTCAGTTTTCCTGTATCTTATTACTTTAAGGCTTTCTATGGTGCGGGAGGGCAGACAAAATACCTTTCCAATGGAAAAGCAGGCGAACAAAAAATTTATCAAACTTTATTGACCTCTAGAAGAATTACATATCTAGAGTGGCAGATTATTTCTTTATGGGCTTTAGCAAAGTATTACAGGCGCGTGTTGATTTGTTCGGCACAAAATTTGCATGACTCTTTGTCCAGGAGTTTGATAAATGAGGTTTGCGATAGTTAA
- a CDS encoding oligosaccharide flippase family protein, which translates to MEQIKPLSLRHNFSWTFIGNAIYAACQWGMLVVLAKLGSPEMLGQFTLGLAITAPVIMFTNLQLRIIQATDAKRQYLFGDYLALRLIFTGLALFLIVGVTFTAGYRWETSLIILLIGLAKAFESISDIFYGLIQQHERMDRIAISMTIKGLLSLCFLSLGVYITGNALWGTIGLAVAWAIVLVSYDIQSGALMLKGLPKTLQSEISGIRDLFVVIKPRWHLETQRQLIALSLPLGIVMMLISLNSNIPRYFIERYLGERELGFFAAVAYLMVAGGIVVNALGESANPLLAKYYVAEDSAAFRSLMFKLLLISVLLGGAGVLVALVAGKQVLSLLYQSEYAKYADLFVWLMLVTAINYMSSFLGYGMTAARYLRIQIPIFVVVTAISAIVCFWLIPTMGLLGAAIALLLSGVVKVIISSGVIIYALHKLQKH; encoded by the coding sequence ATGGAACAAATTAAGCCACTCTCATTACGTCACAACTTTTCTTGGACTTTCATTGGTAATGCGATCTATGCAGCTTGTCAGTGGGGGATGCTAGTGGTGCTTGCGAAACTTGGTAGCCCAGAAATGCTGGGACAGTTCACTTTGGGATTGGCAATTACCGCACCTGTCATCATGTTTACAAATCTCCAACTGCGAATCATACAGGCGACGGATGCTAAACGCCAGTATCTCTTTGGAGACTACCTGGCTTTGAGGCTCATCTTTACAGGATTAGCACTTTTCTTGATTGTGGGAGTCACTTTTACAGCAGGATATCGTTGGGAGACATCACTCATTATTTTGTTGATAGGTTTGGCAAAAGCTTTCGAGTCTATCAGTGACATATTTTACGGGCTAATTCAGCAACACGAACGTATGGATCGCATTGCGATATCAATGACGATCAAAGGACTGTTATCGCTGTGCTTCCTCAGCCTTGGGGTTTACATAACTGGTAATGCTTTATGGGGAACAATCGGTTTGGCTGTAGCCTGGGCGATAGTCCTAGTCAGCTACGATATCCAGAGTGGCGCATTGATGCTTAAGGGCTTACCAAAAACACTGCAAAGTGAGATATCTGGAATTCGTGATTTGTTTGTGGTAATCAAACCCCGGTGGCATTTGGAAACCCAACGGCAACTCATAGCTCTCTCCTTACCTCTCGGTATTGTGATGATGCTGATTTCGCTAAACAGCAATATTCCTCGCTATTTTATTGAGCGGTACTTGGGAGAGAGGGAACTTGGCTTTTTTGCCGCTGTGGCCTACCTTATGGTCGCAGGAGGCATAGTGGTCAATGCGCTGGGAGAGTCAGCTAATCCACTATTGGCTAAATATTATGTTGCTGAAGATAGCGCAGCTTTTCGGTCTCTTATGTTCAAGCTGCTCTTAATAAGTGTTTTGTTAGGTGGAGCGGGTGTCCTAGTCGCTTTGGTTGCAGGTAAGCAAGTTCTTTCCCTTCTCTATCAATCTGAATATGCCAAGTATGCAGATTTGTTTGTTTGGCTGATGTTAGTTACAGCCATCAACTATATGTCCTCGTTTCTCGGTTATGGAATGACAGCAGCTCGGTATCTTCGTATTCAAATACCTATATTTGTTGTAGTCACAGCTATCTCAGCTATAGTTTGTTTCTGGTTAATCCCAACGATGGGACTTTTAGGAGCAGCGATCGCGCTTTTGCTGTCAGGGGTTGTCAAAGTGATTATTAGTTCGGGGGTCATTATTTATGCATTACACAAACTCCAAAAACATTGA
- a CDS encoding O-antigen ligase family protein, with the protein MNTLESIWIAIAIALTNATQVRMASFPLGIGEVMILIWLLFLLKRIIICQYHFMTSLVKVNFWFWLLTFSFLNLGLLIADAMGLKASKIDHDCLAFLFIAITSIGFSLSETFYHETKKIIFYFLSFTLVFLFIIFCFPSVTPFLDSWYGGVRFTGWAENPNQLALLLSAIPFLILHILSISKNTILKAWYVLLLIVCLILGKATDSDAMLVSWVAGFGTLFYLIIINFLINFFTKKIKADIKRIYQKILGIFFIMISMGAISIIHQTISSLSTNVYDKDSQGSARMTLWKHGITAISHSPLFGLGPGAHSGETGPFLDFEAHNTFIDWGASTGIMGLIAYVSLLAWIAWNAWQQKYIFLFVAVISLAGFSTFHYVLRHPIFWFYLQVIMTLSQKPSKSFQPILVKGFNPHF; encoded by the coding sequence ATGAACACACTCGAAAGTATCTGGATTGCAATTGCCATCGCATTGACAAATGCCACTCAGGTTAGGATGGCAAGTTTTCCCCTTGGGATTGGTGAAGTCATGATATTGATTTGGCTCCTCTTTTTATTAAAGAGAATAATAATTTGTCAATATCACTTTATGACGTCTCTTGTGAAAGTCAACTTTTGGTTTTGGCTGTTGACGTTTAGTTTTCTAAATTTAGGTTTGTTAATAGCTGATGCTATGGGATTAAAAGCCTCTAAGATCGACCATGACTGTTTGGCGTTTCTCTTTATAGCTATTACATCAATTGGTTTTTCACTATCAGAAACCTTTTATCACGAAACCAAAAAAATTATTTTTTATTTTCTTTCCTTCACATTAGTGTTTTTATTTATAATCTTTTGTTTTCCTTCTGTCACTCCATTCCTCGACTCTTGGTATGGTGGTGTGCGATTTACAGGTTGGGCTGAAAATCCAAATCAGTTAGCTTTATTATTAAGTGCGATTCCTTTCTTGATTTTACATATTTTAAGTATTTCTAAAAATACAATTTTAAAAGCATGGTACGTTTTGTTACTGATTGTTTGTTTAATCTTAGGTAAGGCGACAGACTCTGATGCCATGTTAGTCTCATGGGTAGCAGGATTCGGAACCTTGTTTTATTTAATTATTATAAATTTTTTGATTAATTTTTTTACTAAAAAAATAAAAGCCGACATCAAAAGAATATATCAAAAAATTCTAGGAATATTTTTCATAATGATATCAATGGGAGCCATAAGTATTATACATCAAACAATTTCTTCACTATCAACAAATGTCTATGATAAAGATAGTCAAGGAAGCGCACGCATGACACTATGGAAACATGGAATTACTGCCATCTCACACTCCCCTTTGTTTGGTCTTGGACCTGGTGCTCATTCAGGTGAAACTGGTCCATTTTTGGACTTTGAGGCTCATAATACTTTTATAGATTGGGGAGCAAGTACCGGAATCATGGGACTCATAGCTTATGTAAGCCTTCTAGCATGGATAGCTTGGAATGCATGGCAGCAAAAATACATTTTCTTGTTCGTTGCTGTGATTTCGTTAGCTGGATTTAGTACATTTCACTATGTATTGCGACATCCTATTTTCTGGTTTTATTTACAAGTCATAATGACTTTAAGTCAAAAGCCATCAAAGTCTTTCCAACCCATCTTAGTAAAGGGTTTTAATCCCCACTTTTAA
- a CDS encoding glycosyltransferase family 1 protein, with the protein MHYTNSKNIDTSKPKSKLVKPIEKNIRILHVVGAMNRGGIENWLMQVLRHIDRERFQMDFLMHSTEASAYDEEILSLGSQIIPCSDPSQPRLYALKFHRILREYGPYDIVHSHLSHFSGFVLYLARQAGTPIRIAHSHSNSSALKANKHWSRHCYLTFMKFLIARCATIGLGCSPLANADLFGANWKTDPRWRLLYCGIDLTPFQKSIDAVRVRAEFNLPSDAFVVGHVGRFDPQKNHQFLLKIFAETVRRVPQAYLLLVGEGIILPKIKQQACDLGIANRVIFTGSRSDVPRLMRGAMNIFLFPSLCEGLGLVLIEAQAAGLPCIFSNVVPEEADVVKPLLKRLSLSQPVSDWVNEVLACHNQISNVAQTETLKLVAASPFNIETSVMQLEKIYQTEVAKNKSSYANTRVFIPELM; encoded by the coding sequence ATGCATTACACAAACTCCAAAAACATTGATACATCAAAACCAAAGTCTAAGTTAGTCAAACCGATAGAAAAAAATATTCGTATTCTCCATGTCGTTGGTGCAATGAATCGAGGTGGTATTGAAAACTGGTTAATGCAGGTCTTGCGCCATATTGACCGCGAGCGATTTCAAATGGATTTTCTGATGCATAGCACCGAAGCTTCTGCTTACGATGAAGAAATTCTCTCTCTGGGTAGTCAAATTATTCCCTGCTCCGATCCCTCACAACCAAGGTTGTATGCTCTCAAGTTTCATCGGATTTTGCGTGAATATGGTCCTTATGATATTGTCCACAGTCATCTTTCTCACTTCAGTGGTTTTGTTTTGTACTTAGCACGGCAAGCAGGCACACCAATACGCATTGCTCACAGCCATTCTAATAGCTCGGCACTAAAAGCAAACAAACACTGGTCTCGCCATTGCTATTTAACTTTCATGAAATTTTTGATTGCCCGTTGTGCTACTATTGGTTTAGGATGCAGTCCACTTGCAAACGCAGATTTATTTGGTGCTAACTGGAAAACAGATCCCCGATGGCGACTTCTTTATTGTGGTATCGATCTGACTCCATTCCAGAAATCTATTGATGCCGTTCGGGTTCGTGCTGAATTCAACTTACCATCGGATGCTTTTGTCGTCGGTCATGTCGGACGTTTCGACCCACAAAAGAACCACCAGTTTCTCCTAAAAATTTTTGCAGAGACTGTCAGACGCGTACCGCAGGCATACCTCTTGCTCGTAGGTGAAGGTATTATCCTACCAAAAATCAAACAGCAAGCCTGCGATCTTGGTATTGCCAACCGTGTGATATTTACTGGAAGTCGGTCTGATGTTCCCAGACTGATGAGGGGTGCTATGAATATATTTCTCTTTCCCTCCTTGTGTGAAGGATTGGGTTTGGTATTAATCGAAGCCCAAGCAGCCGGACTACCCTGTATCTTTTCTAATGTGGTTCCAGAAGAAGCAGATGTGGTCAAGCCACTTTTGAAGCGGCTATCTCTGTCACAACCAGTTTCAGATTGGGTAAATGAGGTTTTAGCTTGCCACAATCAAATATCTAACGTTGCTCAAACTGAAACTTTAAAACTTGTAGCAGCTAGCCCTTTCAATATTGAAACTTCAGTGATGCAATTGGAGAAGATTTATCAAACTGAGGTTGCTAAAAATAAGTCATCCTATGCAAATACAAGAGTGTTTATTCCAGAACTTATGTAG
- a CDS encoding polysaccharide biosynthesis protein yields the protein MNSFLKISQQFMQKLTDKLLCQLLKLRNCHFLIFDVIIFLITPLLALFLRLDGHLVIAQYIPELVKDTILFLIIKVCVFWSFGFYRHYWRYASIEELTYIVMLVSATVVIETLLFNLIQDIPYVPADKLPQSLPYIDGLLSCIFIGALRFSLRVVERTHQRYALSNSQERVLVVGAGNAGLSLVQEMQRNPQLGFYPVAFIDDDPQKLHTRIRGIPVVGDRNQIPEVVKSLHIHKVIIAMPTVAGHVIREIVNICKVTGIQTNTLPGIHEILNGRVRLDSIRDVRIEDLLRREPIQTEIARVSSFLKGKKVLIAGAGGSIGSELCRQIFQCSPAEMILLGHGENSVFNIQQELQQLVQVIKNDGKVQKYIPRVFEFISDIRSYKRLKYAFEKYQPDVIFHAAAHKHVPLMELNPSEAITNNVLGTKNLLDLAQQYDVKNFVMISTDKAVNPTNIMGASKRVAEMLVLKAAKESGKPYVAVRFGNVLGSRGSVVPTFKKQIAAGGPVTVTHPEIRRYFMTIPEAVQLVLQATVIAHSGEVLMLNMGEPVKIVDLAKELIRLSGYEVNKDIDIVFTGLRPGEKLFEELLIPGEEYKLTEHEKLLLVKNASRMIPDTLELMVESLFKAADKNDVNNILFLLEQVVPGYKDEYLQNKGAENMVKSIAFKSQLAVNRLEKVQTRSA from the coding sequence ATGAATTCCTTTTTAAAAATATCTCAGCAGTTCATGCAAAAGCTGACTGACAAATTGTTGTGCCAATTACTGAAGCTGAGAAACTGCCATTTTTTGATTTTTGATGTGATAATTTTTTTAATAACACCATTGCTAGCGCTGTTCTTGCGTTTGGATGGTCATCTCGTCATAGCACAATATATACCGGAACTCGTAAAAGATACAATACTGTTTTTAATCATCAAAGTTTGTGTATTTTGGAGCTTTGGTTTTTACAGACATTACTGGCGGTATGCCAGTATTGAGGAACTGACATATATAGTTATGCTAGTGTCGGCTACAGTAGTGATTGAAACTTTGTTATTTAATCTTATTCAAGATATACCTTATGTTCCTGCAGACAAACTACCACAATCACTGCCATATATCGATGGTTTGCTTTCATGTATTTTCATAGGAGCACTGCGTTTCAGTCTGAGGGTTGTGGAAAGAACACACCAGAGATATGCATTATCTAACTCACAAGAGAGAGTATTGGTTGTTGGTGCTGGTAATGCAGGGCTTTCTCTAGTACAAGAAATGCAAAGAAATCCCCAACTGGGTTTTTATCCAGTGGCTTTTATTGACGACGATCCTCAAAAATTACATACCCGTATTCGTGGGATACCTGTAGTTGGCGATCGCAACCAAATTCCTGAGGTTGTGAAATCTCTACACATCCATAAAGTTATTATTGCAATGCCGACAGTTGCAGGACATGTGATTCGGGAAATAGTCAATATTTGCAAAGTGACTGGAATTCAAACAAACACTTTACCAGGCATACATGAAATTCTCAATGGTCGCGTCAGGTTAGATAGTATTCGAGATGTCAGAATTGAGGATTTACTCAGACGCGAACCCATACAAACGGAGATTGCAAGAGTTTCCAGCTTTTTAAAAGGAAAAAAAGTCCTGATTGCAGGCGCAGGTGGGTCAATTGGTAGCGAACTTTGCCGTCAAATTTTCCAGTGTTCCCCAGCAGAAATGATACTTTTGGGACACGGAGAAAATTCTGTGTTTAACATTCAACAAGAATTGCAACAACTCGTGCAAGTCATAAAAAATGATGGTAAAGTCCAAAAATATATACCTCGTGTCTTTGAGTTCATTAGTGATATCCGCTCTTATAAAAGACTCAAATATGCTTTTGAGAAATACCAACCAGACGTCATTTTTCATGCTGCGGCTCACAAACACGTTCCTTTAATGGAATTAAATCCATCAGAAGCAATTACTAACAATGTACTGGGAACGAAAAATTTACTGGACTTAGCACAGCAATATGATGTGAAAAATTTTGTGATGATTTCCACAGACAAGGCTGTGAATCCCACCAATATCATGGGAGCAAGTAAAAGAGTTGCAGAAATGTTGGTGCTAAAAGCTGCTAAAGAGAGTGGAAAGCCTTATGTCGCTGTCCGTTTTGGTAATGTTTTAGGCAGTCGAGGTAGTGTGGTTCCTACTTTTAAAAAACAAATTGCCGCAGGGGGTCCAGTCACTGTTACTCATCCCGAGATCCGTCGTTATTTTATGACCATCCCCGAAGCCGTTCAACTCGTGCTGCAAGCTACAGTCATTGCTCATAGCGGTGAAGTGTTAATGCTGAATATGGGTGAACCTGTGAAAATTGTTGACTTAGCAAAAGAACTGATTCGTCTTTCTGGATATGAAGTCAACAAAGACATTGATATTGTATTTACTGGGTTGCGACCGGGAGAAAAGCTATTTGAGGAGTTGTTGATTCCGGGAGAGGAATACAAATTAACCGAACATGAAAAACTGCTGTTGGTAAAAAATGCCAGTCGGATGATTCCAGATACTTTAGAACTCATGGTAGAAAGTTTGTTTAAAGCAGCAGACAAAAATGATGTGAATAATATTTTGTTTTTACTAGAGCAGGTAGTACCGGGATACAAAGACGAATATTTACAAAATAAAGGAGCAGAAAATATGGTAAAAAGTATTGCTTTTAAGTCACAGCTAGCTGTGAATAGGCTGGAAAAAGTGCAAACAAGAAGTGCGTAA
- the asnB gene encoding asparagine synthase (glutamine-hydrolyzing): MCGIVGIFNTARQMSEEEIEAIVKNMSHALYHRGPDSHGTWVDPKNGFALGHRRLAIIDISSEGHQPMVSADGRYVIVFNGEIYNFLELRHTLEKLGHCFRGHSDTEIMLASFSQWGIDGAIARFHGMFAFALWDRQEQLLHLGRDRLGEKPLYYGWINNTFLFASELKALKAYPDFHPEINRDALALFLRYSYVPTPYSIYQNIYKLSPGCILTWNGRDTNPKPVPYWSVKEVAQVGVAEPFTGSEQEAIAQMETLLLEAVRSQMIADVPLGAFLSGGIDSSTVVALMQAQSTQPVKTFTIGFYEKTYNEAEYAKAVAKHLGTNHTELYLTPQDALDVIPRIPTLYDEPFSDSSQIPTFLVAQLSRQHVTVSLSGDGGDEIFGGYNRYFWGRSIWQTIGWMPKTLRRMAANGLTSFSPKNWNDVFTNFSFLLPNKLKYSNAGEYIHKLARILAVPDPDAMYADLVSQWQDPLALVINSYEPVTTLSNRQSWAELSDYTQRMMFLDTITYLPDDILVKVDRASMGVSLESRIPLLDRRVVEFAWRLPLSMKIRNGQGKWLLRQILYKYVPQELIERPKMGFSMPIDIWLRGPLRDWAEELLDENRLREQGFFHPSLIRHKWMEHLTGNRNWQHHLWTVLMFQAWLNQSV, encoded by the coding sequence ATGTGTGGAATTGTAGGTATTTTTAATACTGCTAGGCAAATGTCTGAAGAAGAGATAGAAGCTATAGTGAAAAATATGTCCCATGCTCTCTATCACCGAGGACCAGATAGCCACGGTACATGGGTAGATCCTAAAAATGGTTTTGCTCTGGGACATCGGCGGCTTGCTATTATTGACATATCTTCAGAAGGACATCAGCCCATGGTGTCTGCAGATGGTCGCTACGTCATTGTATTTAATGGTGAAATTTATAACTTTTTAGAATTAAGGCATACTCTGGAAAAGTTAGGTCACTGTTTTCGGGGTCATTCTGATACCGAAATCATGTTAGCAAGCTTCAGCCAATGGGGAATAGATGGGGCGATCGCTCGCTTTCATGGAATGTTTGCATTCGCCTTATGGGATCGTCAAGAGCAACTGTTGCATTTGGGTCGCGATCGCCTGGGTGAAAAACCACTATACTATGGTTGGATTAACAATACTTTTCTCTTTGCTTCCGAACTCAAAGCCCTGAAAGCATATCCTGATTTTCATCCCGAAATCAACCGTGATGCTTTGGCGTTGTTTCTGCGGTACAGCTACGTTCCTACACCCTATTCCATTTACCAAAACATCTATAAATTATCCCCTGGATGCATCCTGACATGGAATGGTCGAGATACTAATCCCAAACCAGTACCGTATTGGTCTGTTAAAGAAGTTGCACAAGTGGGTGTTGCTGAACCCTTCACAGGCTCAGAGCAAGAAGCGATCGCACAAATGGAAACGCTTTTGTTGGAAGCCGTTCGATCCCAGATGATTGCTGATGTTCCTTTAGGTGCTTTCCTTTCAGGCGGAATTGATTCCTCTACAGTCGTAGCCTTAATGCAGGCTCAAAGTACTCAACCAGTCAAAACATTCACTATTGGTTTTTATGAAAAGACATACAATGAAGCGGAGTATGCCAAAGCAGTAGCAAAGCACTTAGGCACAAACCACACAGAACTTTACCTGACTCCACAAGATGCTCTTGATGTTATTCCTCGAATACCAACTCTGTATGATGAACCCTTTTCCGACTCCTCCCAAATTCCTACTTTTTTAGTTGCCCAATTAAGCAGACAGCATGTCACTGTCAGTCTTTCCGGTGATGGTGGCGATGAAATTTTTGGGGGATACAACCGCTATTTTTGGGGTCGTAGCATTTGGCAAACAATAGGCTGGATGCCCAAAACCCTGCGTCGGATGGCTGCAAATGGTTTAACAAGCTTCTCACCCAAAAATTGGAATGATGTTTTTACAAATTTTAGTTTCCTTTTACCAAACAAGCTCAAATACTCCAATGCAGGTGAGTACATACACAAACTAGCCAGAATTTTGGCAGTTCCCGATCCAGACGCGATGTATGCCGATTTGGTTTCGCAATGGCAAGATCCTTTGGCGCTAGTTATCAATAGTTACGAACCCGTGACAACTTTGAGCAATCGCCAGTCTTGGGCAGAGTTATCGGACTACACTCAACGCATGATGTTCTTAGATACAATCACTTACTTACCAGATGATATCCTGGTGAAAGTCGATCGTGCGAGCATGGGTGTAAGTCTGGAAAGTCGTATACCACTGTTAGATCGCCGTGTTGTCGAATTTGCATGGCGCTTACCGCTATCAATGAAAATCCGTAACGGTCAGGGAAAATGGTTATTGCGTCAAATTTTGTATAAGTACGTGCCTCAAGAATTGATTGAGCGACCCAAAATGGGCTTTTCTATGCCCATTGATATATGGTTGCGCGGTCCCTTACGCGACTGGGCAGAAGAATTACTTGATGAAAATCGTTTGCGCGAACAAGGATTCTTTCATCCCTCCCTGATTCGCCACAAGTGGATGGAGCATTTGACAGGTAACCGTAACTGGCAACACCATCTGTGGACAGTATTGATGTTTCAAGCTTGGTTAAATCAGTCGGTATGA